Proteins from one Pelosinus sp. IPA-1 genomic window:
- a CDS encoding DUF960 family protein — protein MCNEEKSKDSLLADIGLDIQRVLWSLFECWKNESTEVDHVQVFELSVEFACGEVYQKVVHSQEGKTETFYYKNIYHPVDATIWIVDSEEGAVMMRTEKK, from the coding sequence ATGTGTAATGAAGAAAAATCTAAGGATTCATTGCTTGCTGATATTGGACTAGATATACAAAGGGTCTTATGGAGTTTATTTGAGTGTTGGAAAAATGAAAGCACTGAAGTTGATCATGTACAAGTATTCGAGTTATCAGTCGAATTTGCATGCGGCGAGGTTTATCAAAAGGTAGTTCACTCTCAGGAAGGAAAAACAGAGACTTTTTACTATAAAAATATATACCATCCAGTTGACGCCACCATATGGATAGTTGATAGTGAAGAGGGTGCCGTCATGATGAGAACTGAAAAGAAGTGA
- a CDS encoding site-2 protease family protein, with amino-acid sequence MDENKDNVTVIANEEANSEQEPPKKKSRWGWFTSIGGVLLLLKASKIWAIIKGALILLKLGKFLTTGLSMMLTVVIYTFIYGWKYAVGIVLLLFVHEMGHLVASRRLGINTSLPMFIPFFGAIIQMKEAPKDAKTESIVGIAGPIFGALGAFVCLWIGEIFDSMLLYALAYFGFFLTVFNLIPAHPLDGGRIVTAISLKLWLVGIPIMLFFSLYFFNPIGILISILAVKKAWEVWKDRENPYYDTDPGFRLKMGFSYFALFALSAYYTYNLHETLNRH; translated from the coding sequence ATGGATGAAAATAAAGATAACGTTACAGTTATAGCAAATGAAGAAGCTAACTCTGAGCAAGAACCTCCTAAGAAGAAAAGTAGATGGGGTTGGTTTACTAGCATCGGCGGGGTTCTGCTGCTTTTAAAAGCCTCAAAGATATGGGCAATTATAAAGGGAGCGCTTATACTCCTTAAACTCGGTAAATTCCTTACTACAGGTTTGTCGATGATGCTAACCGTTGTTATATATACTTTTATATATGGCTGGAAATATGCAGTAGGGATTGTATTATTGTTGTTTGTACATGAAATGGGACATTTGGTTGCGTCTAGAAGGTTAGGTATTAATACAAGCTTGCCAATGTTTATTCCTTTTTTCGGTGCAATCATCCAAATGAAAGAAGCACCGAAAGATGCAAAGACTGAATCTATCGTTGGCATTGCTGGTCCAATTTTCGGAGCCTTGGGAGCATTTGTTTGTCTTTGGATTGGAGAAATATTTGACTCTATGTTACTATATGCTTTAGCTTATTTCGGCTTCTTTTTAACTGTTTTTAATTTGATTCCAGCCCATCCACTTGATGGGGGACGTATTGTAACTGCTATATCCCTAAAGCTTTGGCTCGTTGGTATTCCTATAATGCTCTTTTTTTCTCTGTACTTCTTCAACCCTATCGGAATTTTAATTTCTATATTGGCAGTAAAAAAAGCATGGGAAGTTTGGAAAGATCGAGAGAATCCGTATTATGATACTGATCCAGGGTTTCGTCTAAAAATGGGCTTTTCCTATTTTGCTCTTTTTGCTCTGTCAGCCTATTATACTTACAATTTACATGAAACGCTGAATAGACACTAA
- a CDS encoding DMT family transporter produces MTKVNDNRHVFFLLILVVILWGLNVVAIKYLTSFFPPLALAPIRLCLASALLLPLVFKKHGYKKLSHKEWLPIIGVSTFCIFLHQIALNIGLTATSGMHAVLILGLNPLFTTTSAGYLLKEEFTWEKGIAILLGFGGLLLVVSGKSQGGATLFGDGVVLIATITFVIGSLFVKKATVSVSPLVVTAYSHTLASIGLLILGLSVNPEWSYPGSFGFWPIVVLLSSSFLSTALGALWWNTAIQKVGASTASLFQNASPIVGVLASAFFLGEQLSWYHFVALLLVLLGVSLGTGVIKIPARLVILKNRLQQ; encoded by the coding sequence TTGACAAAGGTAAATGATAATCGGCATGTATTCTTCCTGCTGATTCTAGTTGTAATTCTATGGGGACTCAATGTAGTCGCAATTAAATATCTCACTAGTTTTTTCCCGCCATTGGCGTTGGCTCCTATTCGTTTATGTCTAGCGAGCGCCTTACTCTTACCTCTCGTCTTTAAAAAACATGGATACAAAAAGCTTTCTCACAAAGAATGGCTTCCTATTATTGGGGTTTCCACGTTTTGTATTTTTCTCCACCAAATTGCACTTAACATAGGGTTAACTGCTACCAGCGGAATGCATGCTGTTCTTATTTTGGGCTTAAATCCATTGTTTACAACTACTTCTGCTGGCTATCTCCTAAAAGAAGAATTTACCTGGGAAAAAGGAATTGCTATTCTTTTGGGATTTGGCGGGTTGCTGCTGGTCGTCTCAGGTAAATCACAAGGCGGTGCCACACTTTTTGGTGATGGAGTTGTGTTAATTGCAACCATTACCTTTGTAATCGGTTCTTTATTTGTTAAAAAAGCTACTGTATCCGTTTCTCCCTTAGTAGTAACAGCTTATAGCCATACCTTAGCTTCTATTGGATTATTGATATTAGGGCTATCTGTCAACCCTGAATGGAGCTACCCCGGTAGTTTCGGTTTTTGGCCAATTGTTGTGCTACTGTCTTCGAGCTTTTTGAGTACGGCATTAGGAGCTTTGTGGTGGAATACAGCCATACAAAAAGTGGGAGCTTCCACAGCCTCTCTTTTCCAAAATGCTTCTCCCATAGTAGGTGTTCTTGCCTCGGCTTTCTTCTTAGGAGAACAATTAAGCTGGTATCATTTTGTTGCTCTTCTTCTTGTTCTCTTAGGTGTCAGCTTGGGTACAGGTGTTATTAAAATTCCAGCTCGCTTAGTGATTTTAAAGAATCGCTTACAACAGTAA
- a CDS encoding aldo/keto reductase, with protein sequence MVSVLGFGCMRLPIIDGDTTHIDEDKAIKMIRHAIDEGVNYIDTAYPYHGKGMEHGGESEPFVAKALRNGYRERVKLATKLPSWLIKTRADMDRYLNEQLERLQTDTIDFYLVHTLNATTWPILKEAGISDFLDQAIKDGRIKHAGFSFHERIGLFKEIVDYYDWSFCQIQYNYLDETYQAGKEGLEYAAKKGLGIAIMEPLRGGKIAENLPEDALTFFNQADNKRTPAEWALRWVWNHPEVSVALSGMTTMDHVTENIKIAQDAQGNSLTEKEIDIINQVKALFKKRIKVNCTACAYCMPCPAGVNIPGCFTILNDYLISGGTPELKDRFKHLYNFRVGAAAHASKCIDCGKCESHCPQGILIRQELNTVKELFESI encoded by the coding sequence ATGGTTTCCGTTTTAGGATTTGGCTGTATGAGACTTCCTATTATTGATGGTGATACGACTCATATTGATGAGGATAAGGCAATCAAGATGATTCGTCATGCTATAGATGAAGGCGTAAACTATATCGATACTGCCTATCCTTATCACGGCAAAGGCATGGAACATGGCGGAGAAAGTGAACCCTTTGTTGCAAAAGCACTAAGAAATGGCTATCGAGAGCGCGTGAAGTTAGCTACTAAACTCCCCAGCTGGTTAATAAAAACAAGAGCCGATATGGACAGATACTTAAATGAGCAATTAGAACGGCTCCAGACAGATACCATTGACTTTTATTTGGTGCATACACTGAATGCTACTACATGGCCTATATTAAAAGAAGCTGGCATCTCAGATTTTCTAGACCAAGCCATCAAGGATGGTAGAATTAAACATGCAGGATTTTCCTTCCATGAGAGAATTGGCCTGTTTAAAGAAATCGTAGACTATTATGATTGGTCCTTCTGCCAAATTCAATATAATTATCTGGATGAAACTTATCAAGCTGGCAAAGAAGGCCTAGAATATGCAGCAAAAAAAGGACTAGGTATTGCCATTATGGAACCACTTCGTGGAGGGAAAATTGCTGAAAATCTCCCAGAAGATGCTCTTACCTTTTTCAATCAGGCCGATAATAAACGAACTCCAGCGGAATGGGCCTTACGCTGGGTCTGGAACCACCCAGAAGTATCTGTTGCCTTAAGTGGGATGACAACTATGGATCATGTTACTGAAAACATAAAAATTGCCCAAGATGCCCAGGGAAATTCTTTAACAGAAAAGGAAATAGACATTATTAACCAAGTAAAAGCTCTTTTCAAAAAACGAATAAAAGTCAACTGTACAGCCTGTGCCTACTGTATGCCTTGTCCTGCAGGAGTAAACATTCCAGGTTGTTTTACAATTCTCAATGACTATTTGATCTCGGGTGGTACACCAGAGTTAAAGGATCGGTTTAAGCATTTATATAATTTCCGTGTAGGAGCTGCAGCCCATGCATCCAAATGCATAGACTGTGGCAAATGCGAAAGTCATTGCCCACAAGGCATCTTAATTCGTCAAGAATTGAATACGGTTAAAGAATTATTTGAATCCATTTAA
- the deoB gene encoding phosphopentomutase — protein MVTTKFKRIHLVVMDSVGIGEAPDAAKFDDVNVDTFGHIAKACGGLHMPNMGKLGISNIRDIEGIEPAKHPLGYYTKMQELSNGKDTMAGHWEFMGLFTEKPFRVFPQGFPKELIQQIEEKTGRKVIANRPASGTEIIEALGEEHMKTGALIVYTSADSVLQIAAHEEIIPIKELYEICEFCRKITLEEPYKVGRIIARPFIGEPGKFTRTANRHDYALKPFGRTVMNELKDADYDVIALGKISDIYAGEGVTKSIHTISNMDGIDKLLTVFDEKFTGLSFLNLVDFDASFGHRRDPRGYGQALEEYDARLPEMLAKMKNEDLLIITADHGNDPTYHGTDHTREYVPLLIYSPCFSGGKELPIRKTFADIGATIAENFNVKMPEYGTSFLQDLT, from the coding sequence ATGGTAACGACAAAGTTTAAACGAATTCATTTAGTGGTGATGGACTCCGTAGGAATAGGAGAAGCACCTGATGCGGCGAAGTTTGATGATGTTAATGTAGATACGTTTGGTCATATTGCTAAAGCATGCGGTGGTCTACATATGCCTAATATGGGAAAACTCGGTATTTCAAACATACGGGATATTGAAGGAATCGAGCCTGCAAAACATCCTCTTGGTTATTATACGAAAATGCAAGAGTTATCGAATGGCAAGGATACAATGGCAGGTCATTGGGAATTTATGGGGCTTTTTACGGAAAAACCATTTCGCGTATTCCCTCAAGGGTTTCCCAAAGAATTAATCCAGCAAATTGAGGAGAAGACGGGGCGGAAAGTGATTGCTAATCGGCCAGCAAGTGGTACCGAAATCATAGAGGCCCTAGGGGAAGAGCATATGAAAACAGGAGCACTCATTGTTTATACCTCTGCTGATTCTGTTCTGCAAATTGCTGCACATGAAGAAATAATTCCAATAAAAGAACTCTATGAAATCTGTGAGTTTTGTCGCAAAATTACGCTGGAAGAGCCTTACAAAGTAGGACGTATTATCGCCCGTCCTTTTATTGGAGAGCCAGGTAAGTTTACTCGTACTGCCAATCGCCATGATTATGCGCTAAAACCGTTTGGCCGTACAGTGATGAACGAGTTAAAAGATGCTGACTACGATGTAATTGCTTTAGGTAAAATTTCTGATATCTATGCTGGTGAAGGGGTTACGAAATCCATTCATACGATTTCTAATATGGACGGTATAGACAAATTACTAACCGTTTTTGATGAAAAATTTACTGGTCTTAGCTTTCTAAATTTAGTAGATTTTGATGCCTCATTCGGACACCGTCGTGATCCTCGTGGTTATGGACAAGCCCTGGAAGAATATGATGCTCGTTTACCAGAAATGCTGGCTAAAATGAAGAATGAAGACTTATTAATTATTACTGCCGATCACGGAAATGATCCAACTTATCACGGTACAGACCATACACGGGAATACGTGCCTTTACTCATTTATTCCCCTTGTTTTTCTGGAGGGAAGGAGTTACCTATAAGAAAAACATTTGCGGATATTGGTGCTACTATAGCGGAGAACTTTAATGTAAAGATGCCAGAGTACGGTACTAGCTTTTTACAAGACTTGACATAA
- a CDS encoding diguanylate cyclase codes for MRFLHKFTLLLSTLIIVSSVIQFFTFDRLFLANTNSLLLATNEKAAKNVGEQLLTFFKNTENSLKMIAADPNIRSDQRLLDKINEVMPEVNMIIILDKQGDILLASRSEKIAGLNLSHRDYFQRAIKGETYISGVYTSITGRQVVAISTPIIENDNIVGVVVGTIWLHENKLVSMFDNKSFGRSGYIAITDQRGVIVYHSDQERVGKKGWVVDKLQGLTGSIIMKNYSGNERHIGYNKVPELDWHVIVSTPTAELAELRNIMLYEILMVTLFTILLVIVIGTYTVRRYMRPLEKLVEAFRFVKQGKYKRIAPYGYATEFDEMIQVYNDTISKLEEVHISLVGAADSDGLTGAYNRRSFDKTLELIKGELQSGSLATLGIMLLDLDNFKRQNDTSGHVAGDDILKRFTDIAQSVVGNRAIFRFGGDEFAIILRNIPDTTFKLYAEQIRLQSAEKLKSCTVSIGIATYPKNAVSIDELLKFADKALYMSKNTKNKVTEYLG; via the coding sequence ATGCGATTCTTGCATAAATTTACACTGTTATTAAGCACGTTGATAATCGTTAGCAGTGTAATTCAATTTTTTACTTTCGACAGGCTTTTCCTTGCCAATACCAATTCTTTGTTATTGGCTACAAATGAAAAAGCTGCGAAGAATGTTGGAGAGCAACTTTTAACATTCTTTAAAAATACCGAAAATTCCTTAAAAATGATAGCAGCGGATCCTAATATAAGAAGCGATCAAAGACTTCTTGATAAAATAAATGAAGTTATGCCTGAAGTCAATATGATTATTATACTTGATAAACAAGGAGATATTTTACTTGCTAGCCGGAGTGAAAAAATAGCAGGTTTAAATTTGTCTCATAGGGATTATTTTCAACGTGCTATTAAGGGTGAAACATATATCAGTGGCGTATATACAAGTATCACTGGGCGCCAAGTGGTCGCAATTTCAACTCCAATTATCGAAAATGATAATATAGTAGGTGTGGTTGTTGGGACGATTTGGCTGCATGAAAATAAATTGGTATCCATGTTCGATAATAAATCCTTTGGCCGTAGCGGATATATTGCCATTACTGACCAACGAGGGGTTATAGTATACCATTCGGATCAAGAGCGCGTTGGGAAAAAGGGGTGGGTAGTCGATAAATTGCAAGGCTTGACAGGCTCAATTATAATGAAGAATTATTCTGGAAATGAGCGTCATATTGGATATAATAAGGTTCCAGAATTAGATTGGCATGTTATTGTGAGTACCCCGACAGCCGAGTTAGCAGAGCTTCGTAACATTATGCTGTATGAAATTCTTATGGTGACGCTTTTTACGATTCTTCTGGTTATTGTAATTGGTACTTATACTGTGCGGCGATATATGCGGCCACTTGAAAAACTAGTTGAGGCATTTCGCTTTGTCAAACAAGGAAAATACAAAAGAATTGCACCATATGGTTACGCTACGGAATTTGATGAAATGATTCAAGTATATAACGATACCATTAGTAAGCTTGAGGAAGTTCATATTTCATTGGTGGGAGCGGCTGATAGTGATGGCTTGACTGGGGCCTATAATCGTAGATCTTTTGATAAAACATTAGAATTAATTAAAGGTGAACTACAATCAGGATCTCTTGCCACATTAGGAATTATGTTATTAGACTTGGATAACTTTAAACGTCAAAATGATACAAGTGGTCATGTAGCTGGTGATGATATTTTGAAAAGGTTTACAGATATAGCGCAGTCTGTTGTAGGAAATCGTGCCATATTTCGGTTCGGTGGAGATGAATTTGCGATTATCTTACGCAATATCCCAGATACAACGTTTAAGTTATATGCAGAACAAATACGTCTGCAGTCTGCAGAAAAATTAAAGTCTTGTACAGTGAGTATCGGTATTGCAACTTACCCTAAAAATGCTGTTTCTATTGATGAATTACTAAAATTTGCCGATAAAGCGCTGTATATGAGTAAGAATACTAAAAATAAGGTAACAGAGTATCTGGGCTAG
- a CDS encoding HD domain-containing phosphohydrolase, which produces MAVAISRYKLSQILPGMEVGRPILDRNGMVLLTEGTMLNENLLKRLSRLGLSEIDIKEQSLVDSGSILFDNEQLKIYQNAVSKVKDLFRTIIVDKKVPLRQFQNIACNQVAPLVASQFAINYLNLEGPRADYTYCHSINVALLSGLIGKWLHYSPEAINQLILAGLLHDVGKTQIPISILGKIGTLTKDEMQLAQLHATHSYRLLSNIPGISPSVVFGILQHHERLDGSGYPGNYSHEKIHPYARIIAIADIYDAMTSDRAYNNKVTPFLAADALASGMIAKLDVGICTTFLEQFRYSILGNSVQLADGQEGEIVHLGEFLNPNPIIKCSDGKIIQLDNWKGISKVKPVASLIG; this is translated from the coding sequence ATGGCTGTTGCAATTAGTCGCTATAAATTATCTCAAATCTTGCCAGGCATGGAAGTAGGACGACCTATATTAGATCGAAATGGCATGGTTTTACTAACCGAGGGGACTATGCTAAATGAAAACCTTTTGAAACGTTTATCAAGATTAGGTTTATCTGAAATTGATATAAAAGAGCAGTCCTTAGTCGATAGTGGATCAATCTTGTTCGATAATGAACAGCTTAAAATTTATCAGAATGCCGTTAGCAAGGTGAAAGATCTGTTTAGAACGATAATAGTTGATAAGAAGGTGCCATTGCGTCAATTTCAAAACATAGCTTGCAACCAAGTAGCTCCCCTTGTTGCTTCTCAATTTGCAATTAATTACTTAAATTTGGAGGGTCCTCGCGCGGATTATACTTATTGTCACAGTATTAATGTTGCCTTACTATCAGGACTTATTGGCAAGTGGTTACATTATAGTCCTGAGGCAATTAATCAACTCATTCTCGCAGGATTATTACACGATGTAGGAAAAACTCAAATACCCATATCAATATTAGGAAAGATAGGTACCCTAACGAAAGATGAGATGCAGTTAGCACAACTTCATGCCACTCATAGTTATCGTTTGCTAAGCAATATACCAGGAATTTCTCCCTCTGTCGTCTTTGGAATCTTACAGCATCATGAACGATTAGACGGTAGCGGTTATCCTGGAAATTATAGTCATGAAAAAATACATCCTTACGCTAGAATTATTGCAATTGCAGATATTTATGACGCAATGACTTCTGATAGAGCGTATAATAATAAAGTAACTCCTTTTTTGGCGGCAGATGCATTAGCTTCAGGCATGATTGCCAAATTAGATGTTGGAATCTGTACTACTTTTCTTGAACAGTTTCGCTATAGTATCTTAGGAAACTCTGTGCAGCTAGCGGACGGACAAGAGGGAGAAATTGTGCATTTGGGAGAATTTCTTAATCCAAATCCAATCATCAAATGTTCGGATGGGAAAATTATTCAACTTGATAATTGGAAGGGAATTTCAAAAGTAAAGCCTGTGGCTAGTCTTATTGGATAA
- a CDS encoding CGGC domain-containing protein: MKIAILVREETMQRCTGRGCLNAFFQKKDAFEKYEEAVQLVTFTHADGDIDHKIETMIKNGVDVVHLSSCMRGKAANYEILAKRLGEHFDVIGYTHGSEDGKGQKTINIKKKL; this comes from the coding sequence GTGAAAATAGCGATATTGGTCAGGGAAGAAACTATGCAACGTTGTACAGGTAGGGGATGTCTTAACGCTTTCTTTCAGAAAAAGGATGCCTTTGAAAAATATGAAGAAGCAGTTCAGCTCGTCACTTTTACTCATGCCGATGGAGATATTGATCATAAAATTGAGACGATGATTAAAAACGGTGTGGATGTGGTGCATTTATCCTCCTGCATGCGCGGGAAAGCAGCGAATTATGAAATTTTAGCAAAACGCCTTGGAGAACATTTTGATGTTATTGGATACACCCATGGATCAGAAGACGGCAAGGGCCAAAAAACAATAAATATTAAGAAGAAGTTATAA
- the rlmN gene encoding 23S rRNA (adenine(2503)-C(2))-methyltransferase RlmN: protein MIKESIYGLTLDQLVTWLGEREHKRSRALQVWDWLYRKRVRSFSEMMDVNKECIELLADHFVIQTLSEHLRQESEDGTIKFLFKLQDDNLIETVLMRHKFGLSVCVTTQVGCNIGCSFCASGLLRKNRDLSSGEIVEQIMKVQHYLDGRNQDEKVSHVVVMGIGEPFDNFKNLIDFLLIIKDHKGLAVAGRRITVSTSGLADKIIEFADANLQVNLAISLHAPNEELRTRIMKINRIFSIEKVMQAVTYYLKKTNRRITLEYILLKNVNDRREHALELAHLIGDKKHLTNVNLIPYNPVDEHSQYQRSDLDSMRAFYDTLKKQGINCSNRLEHGTDIDAACGQLRSKQIKKM, encoded by the coding sequence ATGATTAAAGAATCCATTTATGGATTGACATTAGATCAACTGGTAACATGGCTTGGGGAGCGTGAGCATAAAAGGTCTAGGGCATTGCAAGTATGGGATTGGCTTTATAGGAAGCGGGTAAGAAGTTTCTCAGAAATGATGGATGTCAATAAAGAATGTATTGAATTATTAGCCGATCATTTTGTCATCCAAACCTTAAGTGAACATTTACGCCAAGAATCAGAAGATGGAACGATTAAATTTTTGTTCAAGTTACAGGATGATAACCTGATTGAAACTGTATTAATGAGGCACAAATTCGGTTTGTCTGTTTGTGTTACAACCCAAGTAGGGTGTAATATAGGATGTAGTTTTTGTGCAAGCGGACTACTGAGAAAGAATCGTGATTTATCCAGTGGCGAAATTGTAGAACAAATTATGAAAGTCCAGCATTATTTAGATGGAAGGAACCAAGATGAAAAGGTAAGTCATGTTGTGGTAATGGGTATCGGAGAACCATTTGATAACTTTAAAAATCTAATAGACTTTTTACTGATTATTAAAGACCATAAAGGACTTGCTGTTGCGGGAAGACGTATTACCGTATCTACTAGTGGTCTTGCAGATAAAATTATAGAATTTGCCGATGCTAACTTGCAGGTAAACCTGGCGATTTCATTGCACGCACCCAATGAAGAACTTCGAACCCGCATCATGAAGATCAATCGTATCTTTTCAATTGAAAAAGTAATGCAAGCCGTTACTTACTATTTGAAGAAAACGAATCGTAGAATTACGTTGGAATATATTTTATTAAAAAACGTGAATGATCGTAGAGAACATGCCTTAGAGCTTGCCCATTTGATTGGTGATAAAAAGCATCTTACAAATGTTAACTTAATTCCTTATAATCCAGTGGATGAGCACAGTCAATATCAAAGAAGCGACCTAGATTCTATGCGGGCATTTTATGATACACTAAAAAAGCAAGGTATTAATTGTAGCAATCGACTAGAGCATGGCACAGATATTGATGCTGCTTGTGGGCAGTTAAGAAGCAAACAAATCAAAAAAATGTAG
- a CDS encoding MBL fold metallo-hydrolase, whose product MMSLHLELIYLENSGFVVETDKHILVFDYYQDAAGTVAQLIAEGKKLHVFSSHRHHDHFNPIISTWQDNVAKFFLSDDIDNLPGVNEEKIVFMCPYETSVQDDLKVQTYGSTDIGVSFAVEVDGWRLFHAGDLNWWHWKWDDKYNLMLAKDLFRKEMDKLDGLKFDIAFFPVDSRLEEYRAIGVKEFCCRVDVGQLVAMHTRGERWAPPIGFFGKGQSVATWCPVFSGDKLKVTKE is encoded by the coding sequence ATGATGTCATTACATTTAGAATTAATTTATTTAGAAAATAGCGGTTTTGTCGTAGAAACAGATAAACATATTTTGGTTTTTGATTATTATCAAGATGCTGCAGGTACGGTTGCCCAATTAATAGCAGAGGGAAAAAAGCTGCATGTTTTTTCCTCTCACAGGCATCATGATCATTTTAATCCGATCATTAGTACGTGGCAAGATAACGTAGCAAAATTTTTTTTGAGTGATGATATTGACAACTTACCTGGCGTTAATGAGGAAAAAATTGTGTTTATGTGTCCCTATGAGACGAGTGTGCAAGATGACTTAAAAGTCCAAACATATGGGTCTACCGATATAGGGGTTTCTTTTGCTGTGGAAGTGGATGGTTGGCGCCTATTTCATGCTGGCGACCTTAATTGGTGGCATTGGAAATGGGATGATAAATATAATCTTATGTTGGCTAAAGATCTATTTAGAAAAGAAATGGATAAATTAGATGGTTTAAAGTTTGATATAGCCTTCTTTCCAGTAGATAGTCGGCTGGAAGAATATCGAGCAATTGGAGTAAAAGAATTTTGCTGTAGAGTAGATGTAGGACAATTGGTAGCAATGCATACGCGTGGAGAAAGATGGGCACCACCCATTGGCTTTTTTGGTAAGGGACAGTCGGTTGCTACTTGGTGCCCCGTTTTTTCAGGGGATAAGTTAAAAGTAACAAAAGAATAG
- a CDS encoding PatB family C-S lyase has translation MRYDFDTVLDRSSNFAAKYDELGKKFGKDDLIALWVADMDFKVANPIIEAIQSRAAQGIFGYTSRPDSYFQAIQQWLKNKHEWTTDTQLMIHCPGVVPSLSLLIQHFTQPGDNIIIQPPVYYPFFDVVKNNGRTLLENPLKLVNGQYEMDYDHLESLAKNGAKMLLLCSPHNPIGRVWRKDELVRLGEICLAHGIVVIADEIHSDLVFSGHKHTPFAMISEEFRKNTYTCLAPSKTFNLAGLQASITIFPNASDRNKFDEILGNLDIRRNNCFSLVASEAAYRYGDEWLQQVKEYIEGNFAFLQDFCKKNIPQIHPNFPEGTYLVWIDCRELGMDKDELHNFMINEAKLALDDGYWFGDAYAGYMRLNAACPRSIITQALKRWQNAIEKRIR, from the coding sequence ATGAGATATGATTTTGACACGGTACTGGACCGATCCAGTAACTTTGCTGCTAAGTATGATGAATTGGGGAAAAAGTTTGGGAAGGACGATCTCATTGCCCTGTGGGTTGCTGATATGGATTTCAAAGTGGCTAATCCTATCATTGAAGCAATTCAATCTCGTGCAGCGCAAGGAATTTTCGGCTATACCTCAAGACCAGATTCTTATTTTCAAGCAATTCAACAATGGCTTAAAAATAAGCATGAATGGACTACAGATACGCAGTTGATGATCCACTGTCCTGGTGTTGTGCCATCATTAAGTTTATTGATTCAGCACTTTACACAACCAGGGGACAATATTATTATTCAGCCACCAGTCTATTATCCATTTTTTGATGTGGTAAAAAACAACGGACGAACGCTCCTAGAAAATCCATTAAAGCTAGTAAATGGGCAATATGAAATGGATTATGATCATTTGGAAAGCTTAGCTAAAAACGGCGCTAAAATGCTTCTTTTATGCAGTCCACATAACCCAATTGGTCGAGTGTGGAGAAAAGACGAGTTAGTTCGCTTAGGCGAGATCTGTCTAGCACATGGAATTGTTGTTATTGCTGATGAAATTCATTCTGACTTAGTATTTTCCGGACATAAGCATACACCTTTTGCCATGATTTCTGAGGAGTTCCGTAAGAACACATATACTTGTCTCGCTCCTAGTAAAACCTTTAATTTAGCAGGTCTACAGGCATCTATTACCATTTTCCCCAATGCTAGTGATCGTAATAAATTTGATGAAATATTAGGAAACTTAGATATAAGAAGAAATAACTGTTTTAGTTTAGTAGCATCGGAAGCAGCTTACCGTTATGGTGATGAATGGTTACAGCAAGTCAAGGAGTATATTGAAGGTAATTTTGCCTTTCTTCAAGATTTTTGCAAAAAAAATATACCCCAAATCCATCCCAACTTCCCAGAAGGCACTTATCTAGTCTGGATTGATTGCCGTGAGTTAGGAATGGATAAAGATGAACTTCACAACTTTATGATTAACGAAGCAAAACTTGCTCTGGATGACGGATATTGGTTTGGTGATGCCTATGCAGGCTATATGCGGTTGAATGCAGCTTGTCCTCGAAGCATCATAACTCAGGCACTAAAACGTTGGCAAAACGCAATAGAGAAAAGAATACGTTAA